Part of the Pseudoliparis swirei isolate HS2019 ecotype Mariana Trench chromosome 3, NWPU_hadal_v1, whole genome shotgun sequence genome, TCCTCGAGAAGCGGACAGGCTAGACGATGGAGCCCTCCCTGTTCTGGGCAGGGATCATGACGGGGATGGCCCCCATGCGGCTGAGGTTGGGGCCGGCCATCCTGGCAGGACCGTTGGGCGGGGGCAGAGGGGCGCGGCTTGGAGGCCTCTCAAAGTCCTCTGATGAGGGAATCTTGTCGTACTGGGGCTTCAGGGCGTACTCGTGCAGGTTGGAGGGCGACATGGAGCCCAGGGAGGAGCGCTGGCTGCCCACGGTGAAGCTGCGCGCCGTTGAGGCACGACTCTTCGGAGGAGGCACATCCTCTCTGAGAGGAAACAGAGAGCGGCACATTTAGAAAAACTCACTTTCACACGCTTTATCCAAGTCAAGAGATTTTGAATATGTAACAGGATTATATTATCCAAGGTGCTATACATCTGAATGAAGTTGGCTGACACACAGGTATCCAAAGTCTGGATCAACCTATACCTAAGGAGTCCACACGAGTCATTTCAAGAGCGAAACATGACCCGACTCAATAAAGAGGGACAAATAATAAAGTTGGCCCATTTGATTGGTTGAAGCAGTGTCTGCACTGCTCAGCCACACTGACTGTCATAGCCTGAAGAGATTGAGCTGAGCAACCAAGTACAGCTatgccctctcctccctctgccaCCACATTAACAACTAATAAGCAGCAATAATCCAGTTAAATGCTCAATCAAATGGAGCCCGAGGGGCTGGGGCTTGTTCAGGCCGCAGCTTGGTGCTGtggcgtgcgtgcgtgcacgAGACCAGACCAGTGGTCTAAtcctctttgtcctccagcGCGAGTGTCACATTGTGGTCTTGGACAGATTCAGTCCGCAGCAGAGTGGTAGTAAGCCCAGGGGTTGTTCAGAGCTCGTGGGCTGGATGGGGCAGCCAGCAGcagacatgacacagagcaaACAAAGCTTTCAAACTGATTACCACAGCTGTTTATTTGAggggtaaacaacaacaacaacaacaaaaacgctgATGGAGAAACATTTTCATGTTTGTTGGGGCTGTCGtgttgccgtgtgtgtgtgtgtgtgtgtgtgtgtggaccacaGGTAAGACTATATGGTGAGCTGTGAGTAATTATCCTGTGGTCATTCCATTTTCTATGCCTACATTTAATCCAGTATTATACATTAACTCGAGAAACATTTCTCAATATATTAAAAGACGAAAGTATAATAAAATAGTCCATTAAATAGGAgctttgtgtgtttgagtgccACACATTGTTTTAATGAATGTACCTTATCTCGTTGCAGATTTCCTTCTCGTACTTCTTCCTGTGACGGGTGCGGCAACAGCAGAAGAGGATGAAGGCAATGATGAGGAGGATCAGGAGCACAGCAATTATGGACCCTGCGATGATGCCTGCAGTGTTGGGGGCTAGACACAAGGAGAAGACAAGGGGGTTAGAAGGTTTGGTAAATGTCATTTGGGAAGTAAATCAAACTAAAAACTCAAAATATACGGCAGAATTATTTTCTAAGTGGTGCTTGCTTTTGACCCCGGCAGAAAGTGACAATGACTCAATAAATTAGCGTCCGTTTTATGGCATCTAGCACCTTTCTTTTCATTGTGGAATTACTAATGTCACCTGAGAGATCCACTTACCACTAAAACGTTAAACCTCTTAAAACCCTTTTCCACAGCACATGTGAATCAGATGTATCCCAGCTCTCCAAATGCGGTGTTCAGTAAGTCTTCTGAGAGACGAGTGGCAGTGTTGTAACGCGGTCCTCCTCGCGACGCTAAGTTTAGCTGTGATAAACCTCATCGTGAACGAAGGAACATAAAACATTCTTACACCTCCCAGCCAGatcaattattttctttatagaCTCGCATGGACATTTCACTCCTCGACTCGGTCCTGGAGGTCATGCTgcctttttacattttcttctttCTAACGATTTACTTTAATGACTTCATTGATGCTTTCAGGACCTGTAAAGGTCTCCATGCACAAGTCACTGCATCAAATATTGTGGGAGGTTTAAGAGGGAAAGTCAACTGTAGTTATGAGCTCGACAGAGGAAAAAACTCAACTTTAAACTCCTGAAATTACCACTAAAGCTACTCTGCCGTTCCATGGGAATAATTTCACACAGCATCTCTCAGCTGCGGAGCAGCTGTGGACAGCATATTAATGATGTTATAGTTCATACACCCGCAATTAATCAGAATTTTGAATGCCATAATAGATTTAACTGCAAACAGTTTCCCCATTTGTATCAGCTGCagtttgtgttttcatgttgCAAAAACTAGCATTTTAAGCAAATATTTAACACTTTACACATTATACCGTCCAACAGCCCACACCCGTTAGGGCTGAGCATTTAGCCTTTAGGTGATGCTGTGATACAGACAACCCCACAGAGCAGCGAGCTGGTTCTCCATATTACCTCATACACATGTATTAATACCTATGTTTTGGTCACCTGAATACATAACCGTAGTCTTACTGGAAGGTTCAAATGCTAGGGTTAAGAAGAAAGAATACCATATTATACGTGTATTTGTACTGCAAACACGATCTACTATCAGTGCTTCAAGGTGAGGTTGGTTGGGCACTCACGAGGCGTCACGTTGAGATACAGTACACATTCCTCAGCGCCGACGCGGTTCCTGGCAGTGCAGCGGTAGGTGCCAGATGCGCTGGCAGATGCGTTCCTCACGTTAATGGTGCCTCCCATTGGATCTGTCGGCAGGTCAGAGAACACATCAATGAAGAGGTGAAAGTGGAAAACAGTGTGTGGGACCGGAACACTATTTGTTTTGGAGTTTTTAATGAGAGTCCATTACCCATCACAGCGGAGCTGGGCAGCACCTTGCCGTCGCTGGTCTTCTCCCAGCTGTATTGCAGCGGTTTGGTTCCCTCGTTAGATATGCACCTCAGCACGATGTCTTTGCCTTCCAGCATGGGGCCTTCGGCGTAGCACCTGGGCTTGGATGGCTTCACTGTGGAGAGAGAACGAATCGAGAATGTTGGAGGGAGGTGAAAAACAACAGATACAACCAGGTGGTCACCTGGTATGAGCTCAGAACAACACGGTGCCCTGCCTGGCGCCTCCAACACTTTTATTCTTCAATATGTCATGTTGTGGGCAAGTGTAGTCTGTGTATTGTTCATTTCCTCCCTCGCTCAAAGCAGCAGTCATCAGCGTAATGAGAGCAGTAATCAGAGTCATTGATACAGCTGCAGTCAATACAGGAGCTGTCACTCCACGAGCAACCGCAGGCAGGACGGGAGTCACAAGCAGGCACGTGGTGTTCAGTGTTGAAGGATGGAGGCCAAGCTTCTTGGTTTTAAAGCCGACCGTGTGCGATCCCTCCTCAGTCAGTCAGAGTGCTGGCAGgagatgatggggggggggggggggggggttcaaaaaCAAACAGAGCTTCAAATTAAAAGCAGACCGACTCCAACAGACACGCAGACAgccgagtgagggagagagggaacaaaTAAACGTTTCTGAGGCCACAATCTAAGTCCGTGCTGTGTATTCACCGACAGAAAGCAGACATCCTGGTGCGGTAATAATGTGTTCTGTAACAACAAAACACTGGAGTGGGGCTCTCCAGATCTGAACCAGGTGTCAGACGGGAGGGGGAAGCTTAGCAGGCATAACCGTAAGGATTAAAAGTAGACCAACAGTCCCGAGCGCTGCTACTAATCTAATAAACACACAGGGGGTCAGGCTGGAGGGGGCTGGGGGAGAGCAAAAATTAAGCAAGCGATGATGGACAGATGGTGAAGTGATGGGCGCCAAGACTGAGCAGATCCTAACTCACTGGTCTACTCTTTGCGGCAGTTGTGTCGCACAGCGAATagtaaattcaatttaattcagtttattttgtacagcctgatatcaaaaattacaaatttgcctcagctgtacacatatgacatccctgtcccaggacctcacatcggatcaggaaaaactcccaagaaatagaaaaaaatggaagaacccttcaggaaagcaacagaggaggatccctctccccggtgggcagaagcaagagatgtcatgtgtacagaaggcgCTGTAACATTTTgacgcctttaaaaaaaaaaggtgtaagTCAACTTGACGCATCCTGTAACACGCAGCTCCTCCTATTAGGGCCGCTGTCAGATGAGTAGATTTCTTTGTTTGAAAGATggggtcaaagaggaaggtgatCGGGCTGGAGAGGCGCAGAGCCGTACACCTGGCTCCTGAAGACAAACAATGGGTTGGGATTTATGCGCTGCACAAGGCTGTCTTATGGAAGAGATAAGCAGAATGGGTTTGCTAGATCGTGGTTTTCATCGTAGTCAGGAGGCGCCCAACTTCCAAGGAGCGACCGCTGATAGTCGAATGATGAAGTGACGTATGAGCGGCTCGTGGGCACTAAACCCCGACAGGCAGAGCTAAGATGACGAGCTGTTGAGAGTCACGGTGGGCTCGAGTCAGAAAAAGCTGAGAGAGTTGCTGACATGCAGTGCTGGGCTACAGGTGGGTACTCTCCTCCTGTGAACTTCAATGTCCTGGTGCAACCAGAGGAGAATACACAACAAGGGGATGCTACCCATCGCACAGTAGCTGGACACCATGCACACTGCAGGGGGCCGGCACGGGTGCATACCTCCTTATGTGACAAGCCACGGCAACTCCCGGTGTGTAGACTGAGGTGCGCTCATGTTTGTGCACACATACGCAGGCCCCGTCTCCCCTGTTCCCGGGACCATCCACCTTGTGACAAGATCGACCTGAAGGTAAAACGCAGAGCAAGCGAGATGTCCTCCCCTCTCCGTGTCAATGTTTCCTTGCTAGAACACCCCTGTCCCTCGGGGTCAATAGCTCGCAGTCTGTCAgctatctctcgctctctttctctctcgtccAGGCTATAGCTTAAGACATCTGCAAAACTATAATAATTTGCATTTTAGTCACTTGTTGATGCACTTACCCGCTGCAGGATACGATGGACAAGTTAATTGAACTTatacatctatccatctatatatagTATCCATATAACTTGTATTTGCTTGTGCATCCAATTAGATGATAGTTAACATACAAGCTCAGCCGTGAGCTTCTATTTTTAGATGAAACGATCAACTTAAACAATCAAATCAAgcaaaatatgacaataagCATGAGAAACGAGTGACACATCAGCAAGGTAGTTAACCTCCCTCGCTGGTAAGGAATGTGGAACTGTTGTAGGGAGGAAATCCCGTCGCAGCAAAAGCATGTGTGTGAATCAGCGATGACTTCAGCTGTGATTCTATTTTCAAGCTGCTTCTGGTCAGATCAATTTTTATGTGAACCAGCCTCCCCAAGGGCTTCGTCAGTGGCTCTTGTGTCAGCTGTATTCACGGTTAATGGTCAGATAATCTGTGGCCATTCATGTCTTTTAACAGAGAGCTGCTTTGTGGCGCCACAATGCAGCTACTGAGAAACCTGTTTGTACCGCGCCGACCGGCTCAACCAGAAAGAAGTAAGCTCCTGGAAAGTACTTTGTGCACATGATATGTAAACAAGGACAGCGTACCCTTTTCTGATCTTCAAAACTGAGAAACACAGATAACTGCGGCGCATTTGGCTCGTTTTTCCCGGTTTCAAACTGAGTAATAGTGTAGTCGTtttcatatacagtatatacatacatgtattatatatcGCTAATATTGTGAAATATCTGCAAACATTCAATTAATCTAAGAAAAAGGAGCTAGCACTCCAATCATTTTACTAATCAagactaaatacaaatatagatCTGAATCATCTAAAAATATCATTTGCCATAATCACAGAGTGAATACAGACTTGTATCACAAAGGGGGCAAAGCTCTGCAGCCCTTAGGAAGGTCATGCACTGGATTTGAGAAGGGATTACATCAAAACAGCCAGGGAGGGCGAAGGCCGTGTGATTTGGAGCATTTCCTCTGTGTAGAGAGAAAAAATGTATCCTGTGGTTTGTTCCACTCACCCATGACGATCAGCAGCATCTTCCTGCTGCGGATACCGGGAGCCTTCTTCACTTTACACAGGTAAGTGCCCGAGTCCAACGACTTAAGCCCCGTCAGGTTGATGGAGGCGTCGCCGTTCTTGGGGTCGGCGGAGTTGAAGTGGACGCGGCCCTTCATCGGTTCGTAGTAGTCCTCGTAGGACCTGTCGCCTGAGTACAGGATCACCTGGATTTGAGAGGGTTTGAGTTAAGAGCtttacataatgtgatgcaCTGCTGTATCCGATTTATTGGtttgggaaaaaacaaaaaaaacatcttccTCGAAAAACACATCAGGCAACAGCCTTGAAATGACAGTAGTGTGGTTTCTGAAAAAAAGATAAGGCTTCAGTTGCTCACTGAACCAACCAAAACAtatggaatgagagaaagcacCCTCTCTTATCTCTGCGATGCCCTTCAGCCTGGCAGCCCTGTGCTGCTCTCCCCTTTCTGCGCTTAACAAGAATGAAGGTGGAACAAACAAAGCGACCACTGCAGAGTTAAATCAACACCTGCTGTgtcaacaaagaacatttatttCTTGGAGACCTCCCCGAACGATAACCACTACCAGCGCCAACTAGTAACCTCATAGCtggggtgatggaggggaaaaaaacaataacatacgGAAAAGAACAAGGAGGGGAAAAGAATAGCAAACAACGATGAAAAGAGTTCTCATTCTCTTTCCCAGACACGAGCATATTCTTGCACATTTCCATGGAGACAGTCAACAGGTTTTTCTGTGCCACGTTTAACGCCCGGCATATGCACAGCAAATACCCCATGGATAGAGAGGAATAGGAGGAGGAAAAGCTAAACatggcaggaggagaggaataaTAATTAACCATCAGAGGAGGCAGATCACTTGAAAAGGAAGCAAGAaaagagcaaaaacaaaaaggtaaacatAGTCAGGGCTGTTCTGGTGCGTCTCGAGCAAGTCGTCTTGCTGCACCATTTTCAAACTGAAAGACTCGTTTTCTGGAGCTGCGAGGAAGGCATGCTCGCCATGTTCATCTTGTTCATATTAGCCATGTAAACAGGTATTGTAGCTCAAATTCCACCTGGTTCTCAGGGGAGGGAAATACATCCCTATAACTTTACAGGGGATCAACATATCAGTAATAACAGCAATATGTGAGATGAGACCACGAAGGAGAGGAAATTAAATTCCCCGAGCTCAACCAGACAAGACGCTCACTTGAGCTTCGACCACTTCACGGGCACACAGATGGGAAGTgcttacacacatgcacacatctagCACAAAAATAATCTGAACTACACAATAACCTTGAGAATCATGATTCAATGGGGGAAAAAATTCTGTAAAGAGCCCAGGGAAAATGAAAAGGGCGAATGACTAGACAGGCGGGGGCTGCAAAGGACAGAGGAGCaccactgtctgtgtgtgccgtGTTTCATAACAGGTGGGTTGTTTGCTGATACAGTCACCACCTGGCCGGGCCACTCTCACATGACGGATCACGCTGCAGAGGTAACAGACCTCTATTGGCCggctttgtttcatcagacgcATGTAAAGATGAGGTCATCGTCATGTGATGCTGTGGCTCAGGCAGGGGAGGGAAAGAGGTGGGGAGTCATTTGAGAGGCAAAGCAGGGCGCCGCGATAGCCGTGTACTCTAAACAACCTGCGGAGCACGAAGTGCAGCACTGTGTCTGTTGCGCTCCCACGGAGGCTTTGAACTTGAACGAGTCAAAATGCCGTTTCACAGGCGGCTCCTCCAAACACTGCTTTTGCAAGGTCATAGCAGAATCACCAACGGATTAAACGTCCTTCAACGTTGAGGCGGTAGAGAAGGCAACTAACCGTGGCCACTGCCATTCACGGTCATCGCTGctgtacaaacacacaatgcAGTTTTGCACCAAACCGTGTCAGTGCTTCGCGTCCAAATCCTCGGATACTTTGTCAACACGCACAAATTCCTGTCGCGATAAGTTAAGTAAACAAAAGGCTGTGCTGCAGAGTTGAAGGACAAAGGAGACAGGTTGTACGATGTGGGATAAAGCGCTGCGTCTTTTGTTTTCCGGAGTAGATTTATTTTCCTATTCACACCAGTCGGATTTGGTTTTCGTCATTGTTGTTCCTCGTTGTTCTCACAGTGGCGGCGAGCTCTTAGCGCACACCCTCCTTGTCAGCTAATCTGTGGCCAGGCCATGAGAGCCAGAATGCTAATGACTGTTGCCACAGGCAGGCCTGGCATCGCTCATTCAAGCCCA contains:
- the cxadr gene encoding coxsackievirus and adenovirus receptor homolog, which encodes MAGRGMELSPRRFCCVLLSLFAGLASGLEITSSVPTSIEKASGQSVKLDCQFTLGPQDSGPLDIEWSLLSSDNQKEDKVVILYSGDRSYEDYYEPMKGRVHFNSADPKNGDASINLTGLKSLDSGTYLCKVKKAPGIRSRKMLLIVMVKPSKPRCYAEGPMLEGKDIVLRCISNEGTKPLQYSWEKTSDGKVLPSSAVMDPMGGTINVRNASASASGTYRCTARNRVGAEECVLYLNVTPPPNTAGIIAGSIIAVLLILLIIAFILFCCCRTRHRKKYEKEICNEIREDVPPPKSRASTARSFTVGSQRSSLGSMSPSNLHEYALKPQYDKIPSSEDFERPPSRAPLPPPNGPARMAGPNLSRMGAIPVMIPAQNREGSIV